The following coding sequences lie in one Pseudomonas sp. B33.4 genomic window:
- a CDS encoding ABC transporter substrate-binding protein has translation MNLSRVLALVLLAGVSLGASAAPLTPEEAAGKRLYRQGLSASGEAIMARVGAADVLLPATSLPCANCHGADGLGRPEGGVRPPPLNWARLTSTYGQQQINGRSYPAYSESTLAIAIEQGRDPGHNRLDPSMPRFLLSMKDQRNLTAYLKRLADERDPGLDTETLHLGTLLPSQGPLAEEGATVAAVLNGSVARINQAGGIHGRQLRLTVIDPGPDRASAGQALQRLIEQEQVFALIAPLAPALDSELASRLEQSGVPLIGALSLLGSMQASPQIFEPLPGLREQLIALADYATASLRVLQGPTLIAYPDDPAQALAAQNLGQYLQDHGWQKIHLQAYGPAADALPLGSRSVFYLGNGGGFSRLATRLQSAGQVPYLFAASSQVAGDLLQVPDGFTRRVFLAYPFVPSDWTQTGRMALTLLREGQGLGAQHAVLQVGAYASMLLLSEGMKQAGRDASREKLVAALEGLHDFDTGLTPRLSFGPGRRLGLSGAHVVTVDLPDQRFYLVAPYKPIVASP, from the coding sequence ATGAACCTGAGTCGCGTCCTCGCCCTGGTCCTGCTCGCTGGCGTCAGCCTTGGCGCCAGCGCTGCGCCGCTGACACCCGAAGAGGCGGCGGGCAAGCGCTTGTATCGCCAAGGCCTGTCAGCCAGCGGCGAAGCGATCATGGCGCGGGTCGGCGCGGCGGATGTGCTGCTGCCGGCGACCAGCCTGCCGTGCGCCAATTGCCACGGCGCCGATGGCCTCGGTCGGCCCGAAGGCGGCGTGCGTCCGCCGCCGCTGAACTGGGCGCGGCTGACCAGCACGTATGGCCAGCAACAGATCAACGGGCGCAGCTATCCGGCCTACAGCGAAAGCACTCTGGCCATTGCCATCGAGCAGGGTCGCGACCCCGGCCACAACCGCCTCGACCCGAGCATGCCGCGCTTTCTGCTGTCGATGAAGGATCAGCGCAACCTCACCGCCTATCTCAAACGCCTCGCCGATGAACGCGACCCCGGCCTCGATACCGAGACCTTGCACCTGGGCACCTTATTGCCCAGCCAAGGGCCATTGGCCGAGGAGGGCGCGACGGTGGCAGCGGTGCTCAACGGCAGTGTCGCGCGGATCAATCAGGCCGGCGGTATTCACGGTCGGCAGTTGCGGTTGACGGTGATCGACCCCGGCCCGGATCGCGCCAGTGCCGGACAGGCGTTGCAGCGTTTGATCGAGCAGGAGCAGGTGTTCGCTCTGATCGCACCGCTGGCACCGGCCCTCGACAGCGAACTGGCGAGTCGACTGGAGCAGTCTGGCGTACCGCTGATTGGCGCTTTGTCGTTGCTCGGATCGATGCAGGCCAGTCCGCAGATTTTCGAGCCGTTGCCGGGCTTGCGCGAGCAACTGATCGCCTTGGCCGACTACGCCACGGCAAGCTTGCGCGTGCTGCAAGGGCCGACGCTGATTGCCTATCCCGATGACCCTGCACAAGCGCTGGCCGCGCAAAACCTCGGCCAGTACTTGCAGGATCACGGCTGGCAAAAAATCCATCTGCAAGCCTATGGCCCGGCAGCGGATGCGCTGCCGCTGGGTTCGCGCTCGGTGTTCTATCTGGGCAATGGCGGCGGTTTCAGTCGTCTGGCAACGCGGCTGCAAAGCGCCGGGCAAGTGCCTTATCTGTTCGCCGCTTCAAGCCAGGTGGCCGGCGATCTGCTGCAAGTCCCCGACGGATTCACCCGGCGGGTGTTTCTCGCCTATCCGTTCGTGCCCAGCGACTGGACCCAGACCGGGCGCATGGCCCTGACGCTGCTGCGCGAAGGTCAGGGCCTCGGCGCCCAGCACGCGGTGCTGCAAGTCGGCGCCTACGCCTCGATGCTGCTGCTCAGCGAAGGCATGAAACAGGCCGGTCGCGATGCCAGCCGCGAAAAACTGGTGGCGGCGCTGGAAGGCCTGCACGACTTCGACACCGGCCTGACCCCGCGCTTGAGTTTCGGCCCCGGTCGACGCCTGGGCTTGAGCGGCGCACACGTGGTCACCGTGGATTTGCCCGATCAGCGTTTCTATCTGGTCGCGCCCTACAAACCGATTGTTGCCAGCCCCTGA
- a CDS encoding peptidylprolyl isomerase, with product MKLTRLLMLLTCWLPAVWANNEPAVARVNGEEISGYRFERFFAEYLEDQGRAVASIRSPKAYKQLRQAALQTLIDKELLWQESQKRGVQIDEQAVRQQIEQMRSAIGGSDKFQRRLQDAGFDEVSFTEYTRRELAAQQTFAELIRANTLQPRHLLIRVPAQSDAATVAAARLRLLQMRASIISGASFASDPVRSPFGWHVIYLQNHLEAADVPDLQGLDTVRAQLARQQQTQARRQVLAQLRVQNRIERIDDD from the coding sequence ATGAAGCTCACAAGGCTGTTAATGCTGCTGACCTGCTGGCTCCCGGCGGTCTGGGCCAACAACGAACCGGCGGTGGCGCGGGTCAATGGCGAGGAAATTTCTGGCTATCGCTTCGAGCGCTTTTTTGCCGAATACCTCGAAGATCAGGGCCGCGCGGTGGCGAGCATTCGTAGTCCCAAGGCCTATAAACAGCTGCGTCAGGCTGCACTGCAAACGCTGATCGACAAGGAGTTGTTGTGGCAGGAATCGCAAAAACGTGGCGTGCAGATTGACGAGCAAGCGGTGCGTCAGCAGATCGAGCAGATGCGCAGTGCCATCGGTGGCTCGGACAAATTCCAGCGTCGCTTGCAGGATGCCGGTTTCGACGAGGTTTCTTTTACCGAGTACACCCGCCGCGAATTGGCCGCGCAGCAAACATTTGCCGAGCTGATCCGCGCGAACACTTTGCAACCCCGGCACTTGTTGATCCGCGTGCCTGCGCAATCGGATGCAGCCACAGTAGCCGCAGCGCGTCTACGCTTGTTGCAAATGCGCGCCTCAATCATCAGTGGGGCGAGTTTCGCCAGCGATCCGGTGCGTTCACCGTTCGGCTGGCATGTGATTTATTTGCAGAACCACTTGGAGGCCGCCGATGTCCCAGATTTGCAGGGGCTGGATACAGTCAGGGCACAGCTCGCCCGACAGCAACAGACCCAGGCTCGTCGCCAAGTGCTCGCGCAATTACGGGTGCAGAACAGGATCGAACGAATTGACGACGACTGA
- a CDS encoding response regulator, whose product MVNKVLVVEDEQLLAQNLQDYLSAQGLDVRIAHDGATGIGLAETFAPDVLVFDYRLPDMEGFEVLDAVRQNRKCNFVLITGHPTAEVCERARQLQVSHILFKPFPLAELARAVCDLLGIKREAKPGANPSEGFVERRQSRTESFPLQLYDGSWVLADRRRQSQSMAPDDDQMLTGE is encoded by the coding sequence TTGGTTAACAAAGTACTGGTTGTCGAAGACGAACAGCTGCTTGCACAGAACCTTCAGGATTATCTGTCGGCGCAGGGGCTGGACGTCCGGATTGCACATGACGGAGCGACGGGTATCGGTTTGGCCGAAACGTTTGCCCCCGACGTGCTGGTGTTCGATTACCGCTTGCCCGATATGGAAGGCTTTGAGGTGCTCGACGCGGTCCGCCAGAACAGGAAGTGCAATTTTGTGCTGATAACGGGTCACCCGACCGCTGAAGTCTGTGAGCGGGCGCGGCAACTGCAAGTCAGCCACATCCTGTTCAAACCGTTTCCATTGGCGGAACTGGCCCGAGCTGTCTGCGACCTTCTGGGCATCAAGCGCGAAGCGAAACCCGGTGCGAATCCTTCCGAAGGGTTTGTCGAACGACGCCAGAGCAGGACCGAGAGCTTCCCGTTGCAGTTGTACGATGGCAGTTGGGTGTTGGCGGATCGGCGACGGCAGTCGCAATCCATGGCGCCGGACGACGATCAAATGCTCACCGGGGAGTAA
- a CDS encoding GspE/PulE family protein: MERLSVVVEPLLAESAPERFSSEQLAQARARAATSGERVLEALGVLCELAPMPFIHTLGATLHYPVLDTDSLFQATPVFDRVTLAQCLKREFILLRHNDEVIGVFADPFDSARLAWIDDCLHGAPLYLVHADDLKAYLARHEESFHAVESLNAQGDIHNEIDTLQSLSLTSISEDASSVVKLVNSTLYDALKMHASDIHLGTTGNGLVIKYRIDGVLNNISKVQGTEFSEQVISRVKVMAELDIGEKRVPQDGRFKIGISGRQIDFRVSIMPSIFGEDAVLRVLDKQDLADKVCGVQLQALGFEDETLRQLRRLAAEPYGMVLVTGPTGSGKTTTLYAMITEINHGVDKIITIEDPVEYQLPGVLQIPVNEKKGLTFARGLRSILRHDPDKIMVGEIRDPDTAQIAVQSALTGHLVFTTIHANNVFDVIGRFTQMEIDPYSLVSALNAILAQRLIRLVCASCSAPVNPSDEELRASGLDPQKVDHYHFVHGKGCGHCRGSGYRGRTAIAELLHLDDELRQMIVERQPIKQIKALACARGLRLLRESALELVEQGRTTLEEINRVTFIA; this comes from the coding sequence ATGGAACGTCTGTCCGTTGTCGTCGAACCGCTGTTGGCCGAAAGCGCGCCAGAACGCTTTTCCAGTGAACAGCTTGCCCAGGCCCGGGCGCGGGCCGCCACTTCCGGCGAACGCGTGCTTGAAGCCCTTGGCGTACTCTGTGAACTGGCGCCGATGCCGTTCATTCACACCCTCGGCGCCACCCTGCATTACCCGGTGCTCGACACCGACAGCCTGTTTCAAGCGACGCCGGTGTTCGACCGGGTCACCCTCGCACAATGCCTGAAACGTGAATTCATCCTGCTGCGCCACAACGACGAAGTCATCGGCGTATTTGCCGACCCCTTCGACTCGGCGCGGCTGGCCTGGATCGACGACTGCCTGCACGGCGCGCCGCTGTATCTGGTGCACGCCGATGACCTCAAGGCCTATCTGGCCCGCCACGAAGAAAGCTTTCATGCCGTCGAATCGCTGAACGCCCAGGGCGACATCCACAACGAAATCGACACCCTGCAAAGCCTGTCGCTGACCAGCATCAGCGAAGACGCCAGCAGCGTGGTGAAACTGGTCAACTCGACCCTCTACGACGCGCTGAAAATGCACGCCAGCGACATCCACCTCGGCACCACCGGCAACGGTCTGGTGATCAAATATCGCATTGACGGCGTGCTCAACAACATCAGCAAAGTCCAAGGTACGGAGTTCTCCGAGCAGGTGATCTCGCGGGTCAAGGTCATGGCCGAACTGGACATCGGCGAGAAGCGCGTGCCACAGGACGGTCGCTTCAAGATCGGTATCAGTGGCCGCCAGATCGATTTTCGCGTATCGATCATGCCGAGCATCTTCGGTGAAGACGCGGTGCTGCGTGTGCTCGACAAACAGGATCTGGCCGACAAGGTCTGCGGCGTGCAATTGCAGGCGCTGGGTTTTGAAGACGAAACCCTGCGCCAGTTGCGCCGCCTCGCTGCCGAACCCTACGGCATGGTCCTGGTGACGGGCCCGACCGGCAGCGGCAAGACCACCACGCTGTACGCGATGATCACCGAGATCAACCATGGCGTGGACAAGATCATCACCATCGAAGACCCGGTCGAATATCAATTGCCGGGGGTGCTGCAAATCCCGGTCAACGAGAAAAAAGGCCTGACCTTCGCCCGCGGCTTGCGCTCGATCCTGCGCCACGACCCGGACAAGATCATGGTCGGCGAGATCCGTGATCCGGACACCGCGCAGATCGCCGTGCAATCGGCGCTCACCGGTCACCTGGTGTTCACCACCATCCATGCCAACAACGTCTTCGACGTGATCGGCCGCTTCACGCAAATGGAAATCGACCCCTACAGCCTGGTCTCGGCGCTCAACGCGATTCTCGCCCAGCGCCTGATCCGGCTGGTGTGCGCCAGTTGCAGCGCGCCGGTCAATCCGAGCGATGAAGAGCTGCGCGCCTCGGGCCTCGATCCGCAGAAAGTCGACCATTACCACTTCGTTCACGGCAAGGGCTGCGGGCATTGCCGGGGCAGCGGTTATCGCGGGCGCACGGCGATTGCCGAGTTGCTGCACCTCGACGACGAGCTGCGCCAGATGATCGTCGAGCGCCAACCGATCAAACAAATCAAAGCCCTGGCCTGCGCCCGTGGCTTGCGCCTGCTGCGTGAATCGGCGCTGGAGCTGGTGGAACAAGGTCGCACCACGCTGGAGGAGATCAATCGTGTCACATTTATCGCGTGA
- a CDS encoding PilN domain-containing protein, translating into MRALNLDFQPRPRSGPLGWSLLGGGVLLAALCFGVQQHLDAHTEQQQGHLQTTQRQLTGDSGAKSTLSPAETREQAANLAEMRKVSQQLRRPWERLFAMLEAMPRDDVALLTLTPDARKGQVRISAEARDLQAMLDFHKRLEASDELSDVSLLSHEIVVKSPEQPVQFNLSATWEIGDANP; encoded by the coding sequence ATGCGCGCCCTGAATCTGGATTTTCAACCGCGTCCACGTTCCGGCCCGTTGGGTTGGAGCCTGCTTGGCGGCGGTGTGTTGTTGGCGGCGCTGTGCTTCGGCGTGCAACAGCACCTCGACGCGCACACCGAACAGCAACAGGGCCACCTGCAAACCACCCAGCGTCAGCTCACTGGCGACAGCGGCGCCAAGTCCACCCTGAGCCCGGCGGAAACCCGCGAGCAAGCGGCAAACCTTGCCGAGATGCGCAAGGTCTCGCAGCAACTGCGCCGGCCGTGGGAACGCCTGTTCGCCATGCTCGAAGCGATGCCGCGCGATGACGTCGCGCTGCTGACCCTGACCCCGGATGCGCGCAAAGGCCAGGTGCGCATCAGCGCCGAAGCGCGCGATCTGCAAGCGATGCTCGACTTCCACAAACGTCTGGAAGCCAGCGACGAGCTGTCCGACGTCTCGCTGCTCAGCCACGAAATCGTCGTCAAATCGCCGGAGCAACCGGTGCAATTCAACCTGTCGGCGACATGGGAGATTGGCGATGCGAATCCCTAG
- a CDS encoding GspMb/PilO family protein translates to MRIPRLIVHEYLQGLGVPGLAGLALLLVTVTWALGGLLPGWQSLQHLSQQTQEATAYLAKVEDGSIAPPVVPQRQLDDFRNKLPAQPQATVAIDRIYALAAQEHITLARGEYALGVDPKTHLARYQILLPVRGSYPQLRRFLHALLGQLPAVVVEDLELQRKKIGDTDLNGRIRMTLYLSRS, encoded by the coding sequence ATGCGAATCCCTAGACTGATCGTCCACGAATACCTGCAAGGCCTTGGCGTTCCGGGCCTGGCCGGGCTGGCGCTGCTGCTGGTCACCGTGACTTGGGCACTCGGCGGTTTGCTGCCGGGCTGGCAATCGTTGCAGCACTTGAGCCAGCAGACTCAGGAAGCTACCGCGTACCTGGCCAAGGTTGAAGACGGCAGCATCGCGCCGCCGGTGGTGCCACAACGCCAACTCGACGACTTCCGCAACAAACTGCCGGCGCAGCCGCAAGCCACCGTCGCCATCGACCGCATCTATGCCCTCGCAGCGCAAGAACACATCACCCTGGCGCGCGGCGAATACGCCCTCGGCGTCGACCCGAAAACCCATCTGGCGCGCTATCAGATTCTTCTGCCAGTGCGCGGCAGCTACCCGCAACTGCGGCGCTTTCTGCATGCCTTGCTCGGCCAATTGCCGGCGGTGGTGGTGGAAGACCTCGAGTTGCAACGCAAGAAGATTGGCGACACCGACCTCAATGGCCGGATCCGTATGACCCTTTACCTGTCGAGGTCGTGA
- a CDS encoding secretin N-terminal domain-containing protein, with translation MNRSRLLMSLSLCAGLAACSSAQVANKEAADLIEQGQYEAGLARVEEGLRENPRDTELHLLLNSGRAKAITALLTSGDTDRSRRDFASARTAYSRALTIEPNNRRAQDALRQLDYLRSMDEKIELARGDLRRGDIYGADRQVKQILELDPNNEGALELQGNIRLVQSRNVIAYPQLRTKLDRPVTLEFRDANLKTIFEVLSQVAGLNFIFDKDLRPDMKATIFVRDVRIEDAVTLLLQQNQLHQKVVNENTLLIYPDSPQKVKDYQELVMRTFYLTSIDANTALNMVKTMLKTRDVFVDERLNTLTMRDTEDAVRMAEKLLQSQDQSNPEVVLEVEVMEVATQRILDLGLQWPNTFGVVNSDGSAVTILDQLKGINSSRISISPSPQAKINAQDNDINTLASPVIRVSNREQARIHIGQRVPIISATSVPSTQGPVITESVTYLDVGLKLEVQPTVHLNNEVAIKIALEVSNATPLEPTRQGTIPVQVDTRNAQTTLRLHDGETQILAGLMRNDHGATGNKIPGLGDIPGLGRLFGSNKDTVGKSELVLSITPRIVRNLPYQSPSDMEFSTGTETSMHIQAPDRSQSYVMPSPAAQPRAVGEAAVATTRVTVEKP, from the coding sequence ATGAACCGTTCCCGTTTGCTGATGAGCCTGAGCCTGTGCGCCGGGCTGGCCGCGTGCAGCTCCGCGCAGGTGGCCAACAAGGAAGCCGCCGACCTGATTGAACAGGGTCAGTACGAAGCGGGTCTGGCCCGCGTCGAGGAGGGGCTGCGCGAAAATCCACGGGACACTGAGTTGCACTTGCTGCTCAACAGTGGCCGCGCCAAGGCGATCACCGCGTTGCTGACCTCTGGCGACACCGACCGTTCGCGCCGTGACTTTGCTTCGGCCCGCACCGCCTACAGCCGCGCGCTGACCATCGAACCGAACAATCGGCGTGCCCAGGATGCGTTGCGTCAGCTCGATTATCTGCGCAGCATGGACGAGAAAATCGAACTGGCCCGTGGCGATCTGCGTCGTGGCGATATCTACGGCGCTGATCGTCAGGTCAAACAGATCCTCGAACTCGACCCCAACAACGAGGGCGCGCTGGAGCTGCAAGGCAACATTCGTCTGGTGCAGAGCCGCAACGTGATTGCCTATCCACAACTGCGCACCAAGCTCGATCGGCCGGTGACCCTGGAATTTCGCGACGCCAACCTCAAGACCATTTTCGAAGTGCTGTCGCAGGTCGCCGGGCTGAATTTCATCTTCGACAAAGATCTGCGCCCGGACATGAAAGCGACGATCTTCGTGCGTGACGTGCGCATCGAAGACGCCGTTACCCTGCTGCTGCAACAGAACCAGTTGCACCAGAAAGTGGTGAACGAAAACACCCTGCTGATCTACCCGGATTCGCCGCAGAAAGTGAAGGATTATCAGGAACTGGTGATGCGCACCTTCTACCTGACCAGCATCGACGCCAACACTGCGCTGAACATGGTCAAAACCATGCTCAAGACCCGCGACGTGTTCGTCGATGAACGCCTCAACACCCTGACCATGCGCGACACCGAAGACGCCGTGCGCATGGCCGAAAAACTCCTGCAATCGCAAGACCAGTCCAACCCGGAAGTGGTACTCGAAGTGGAAGTGATGGAAGTCGCTACCCAGCGCATTCTCGACCTCGGGCTGCAATGGCCGAACACGTTCGGCGTGGTCAACAGCGACGGTTCGGCGGTCACCATTCTCGATCAGCTCAAAGGCATCAACTCCAGCCGCATCTCGATCTCGCCTTCGCCGCAGGCCAAGATCAACGCGCAGGACAACGACATCAACACATTGGCCAGCCCGGTGATCCGCGTCAGTAACCGCGAGCAGGCGCGCATTCACATCGGTCAGCGGGTGCCGATCATCAGCGCCACTTCGGTGCCTTCGACGCAGGGTCCGGTGATTACCGAAAGCGTCACTTACCTGGACGTCGGTCTGAAGCTTGAAGTGCAACCGACCGTACACCTGAACAACGAAGTGGCGATCAAGATTGCGCTGGAAGTGAGTAACGCGACACCGCTGGAGCCGACCCGTCAAGGCACGATTCCAGTGCAGGTCGACACCCGCAACGCGCAGACCACGCTGCGCCTGCACGACGGCGAAACGCAGATCCTCGCGGGTCTGATGCGTAACGACCACGGCGCCACCGGCAACAAGATTCCGGGCCTGGGTGATATTCCGGGGCTGGGTCGGCTGTTCGGCAGCAACAAGGACACCGTCGGCAAATCCGAACTGGTGCTGTCGATCACCCCGCGGATCGTGCGCAACCTGCCGTACCAGAGCCCGTCGGACATGGAGTTCTCCACCGGCACCGAAACCAGCATGCACATCCAGGCCCCGGATCGTTCGCAGAGCTACGTGATGCCGTCGCCGGCCGCGCAGCCGCGTGCCGTCGGTGAGGCGGCCGTGGCCACCACCCGCGTCACTGTCGAGAAGCCTTGA
- a CDS encoding type II secretion system protein, with amino-acid sequence MNASQRGFSLIEVVVTLALIGLLASMAAPLTETLVRRGKEQELRNALYQIRDGIDAYKRAFDAGYIEKSLNSSGYPPNLKVLVEGVRDVRSAKGAKFYFLRRIPRDPLVPAKRDDEGGWGVRAYNSSAQNPRDGEDVFDVYSHARGKGLNGIAYREW; translated from the coding sequence ATGAACGCCTCCCAACGCGGTTTCAGCCTGATCGAAGTCGTGGTGACGCTGGCCCTGATCGGTCTGTTGGCGAGCATGGCCGCGCCGCTGACCGAGACTTTGGTGCGGCGTGGCAAGGAGCAGGAATTGCGCAACGCGCTGTACCAGATTCGCGATGGCATCGACGCCTACAAGCGTGCCTTCGATGCCGGCTACATCGAGAAGTCGCTGAACAGCAGCGGCTACCCGCCGAACCTGAAAGTGCTGGTCGAAGGCGTGCGCGATGTGCGCAGCGCCAAGGGTGCCAAGTTCTACTTTTTACGCCGCATCCCGCGCGATCCGCTGGTGCCGGCCAAACGTGATGACGAAGGGGGTTGGGGCGTGCGCGCCTACAACAGTTCGGCTCAAAACCCGCGCGATGGCGAGGACGTTTTCGACGTCTACTCCCACGCCCGGGGCAAGGGCCTCAACGGCATCGCCTACCGCGAATGGTGA